In one Vicinamibacterales bacterium genomic region, the following are encoded:
- a CDS encoding AAA family ATPase, with translation MYEDYYGFTEKPFSLTPDPKYLFKSASHASAFELLQYAVRRREGFVVITGDIGTGKTTLCRALLEQIDRKTFTALVLNPFLSEEDLLRLVLQEFGVVSRDEIKRGCLARVSKQELIETLNEFLLSLQAIGAQALLIIDEAQNLPLQVLEQIRILSNLETEKEKLLQIVMVGQSNLKDLLRRPELRQLDQRVSIRYDLRPLAADETAAYVQHRLSVAGGGAAVAFAPRALARVYQFTGGIPRLINLICDRALLTAYSAHTNRVLAAHVESAAGSLELKRSRRGLAWLRQRLAPFAAGVLLASMIGGGAAAVWHYRQYATVLVQRVASRQ, from the coding sequence ATGTACGAAGACTATTACGGATTCACGGAGAAGCCATTCAGCCTCACGCCGGACCCGAAATACCTGTTCAAGAGCGCGTCGCATGCGAGCGCCTTCGAACTGCTCCAGTATGCGGTCCGCCGCCGTGAGGGGTTCGTGGTGATCACCGGCGACATCGGCACGGGCAAGACGACGCTCTGCCGCGCGCTGCTGGAGCAGATCGACCGCAAGACCTTTACCGCGCTCGTGCTCAACCCGTTTCTCTCCGAGGAGGATCTGCTCCGTCTCGTCCTGCAGGAGTTCGGTGTGGTGTCACGGGACGAGATCAAGCGCGGCTGTCTGGCGCGGGTCAGCAAGCAGGAACTGATCGAGACGCTCAACGAGTTCCTGCTGTCTCTGCAGGCAATTGGCGCGCAGGCGCTGCTCATCATCGACGAGGCGCAGAACCTGCCGCTCCAGGTGCTGGAGCAGATCCGCATTCTCTCGAACCTGGAGACCGAGAAGGAGAAGCTGCTGCAGATCGTGATGGTCGGCCAGTCGAACCTGAAAGATCTGCTGCGCCGCCCCGAGCTGCGGCAGCTCGATCAGCGTGTGTCGATCCGCTATGATCTCAGGCCGCTGGCCGCCGACGAGACCGCGGCGTACGTGCAGCACCGTCTGTCGGTCGCCGGAGGCGGCGCCGCCGTGGCGTTCGCGCCGCGAGCGCTGGCGCGCGTGTACCAGTTCACGGGCGGCATCCCACGGCTGATCAACCTGATCTGCGATCGCGCCCTCCTGACTGCCTATTCCGCACACACCAACCGCGTGCTCGCGGCACACGTCGAGAGCGCCGCGGGATCGCTCGAGCTGAAGCGCTCGCGCCGGGGACTGGCGTGGCTGCGCCAGCGGCTCGCCCCCTTCGCCGCCGGCGTGCTGCTGGCGTCGATGATCGGCGGCGGCGCGGCCGCCGTGTGGCATTACCGCCAGTATGCGACCGTGCTCGTGCAGCGGGTCGCCAGCCGTCAGTGA